One Vitis vinifera cultivar Pinot Noir 40024 chromosome 8, ASM3070453v1 genomic window carries:
- the LOC100251742 gene encoding B3 domain-containing transcription repressor VAL2 isoform X1, with the protein MASKTCANVSCPGASSGSTIEWRKGWALRSGDFAILCDKCGSAFEQLVFCDMFHSKDSGWRKCTACGKRLHCGCIASRSLLELLDSGGVNCINCIRSSGPHPMTGDEKANESGAMTVDNVGEIRCTSVDNQLDGGSVEKMKLTQLGNDTSGDGLKNFLQSGNDNINGSLGQMKQEEVLPPQGETGSTCLSNLNQASIGSSIHAKLDICKANMMVKDIHESLVQTNLSITLGAPSGNPNVFPSAVVEEREQHKTSTPIQQGPRSRHLLPKPPRSALSPVLETNTGIVPQIRVARPPAEGRGRNQLLPRYWPRITDQELQQISGDSNSTIVPLFEKMLSASDAGRIGRLVLPKACAEAYFPPISQPEGLPLRIQDVKGKEWVFQFRFWPNNNSRMYVLEGVTPCIQSMQLQAGDTVTFSRMDPEGKLVMGFRKASNSVSMQDTQLSAIPNGAHSSETFFSGVIENQPIISGYSGILQSLKGSTDPHLNALSKHLNSASGDIGWHKTEKHGGKTREGLLLPSMLVPEKKRTRTIGSKSKRLLIDGQDALELRLTWEEAQSLLRPPPSVKPVIDVIEDYEFEAYTEPPVFGKRSIFTTLPSGGEEQWVQCDSCSKWRKVPHDYLVPCQWTCAENLWDQSRCSCSAPDELSPRELEHILRQYKDFRKRRIAAVHRPAQEHEPSGLDALANAAALGDDMSDPAATSVATTTKHPRHRPGCSCIVCIQPPSGKGKHKPTCTCNVCMTVKRRFKTLMMRKKKRQSEREAEIAQINHNIWGAKDEAEVDSTSRLATPNPDPSESEAGLANESESRSQSNNLSTKLSETGKGKIDLNCHPDREEDLQVGSNRVSMMSLLQVASLPLETYLKQNGLKSLAEQQGSSGSHVPPPQATGESEGPLNEDHCITAPAVSERENGGDEEHSGQDQSKNDA; encoded by the exons ATGGCATCGAAAACTTGCGCGAACGTGTCGTGCCCCGGGGCGTCGTCGGGGTCGACGATCGAGTGGAGAAAAGGTTGGGCTTTGCGATCTGGTGATTTCGCCATTCTCTGCGATAAGTGCGG GTCTGCTTTTGAGCAACTAGTTTTCTGTGACATGTTTCACTCAAAGGACTCTGGTTGGAGGAAATGTACTGCATGTGGCAAG CGTCTCCATTGTGGATGCATTGCTTCCAGGTCTCTGCTTGAGCTACTTGATAGTGGTGGCGTAAATTGTATTAACTGCATAAGAAGTTCAGGACCTCACCCT ATGACAGGTGATGAAAAGGCTAATGAAAGTGGTGCAATGACAGTGGATAATGTGGGTGAAATTCGTTGCACTTCTGTGGACAATCAATTAGATGGTGGTAGTGTTGAGAAGATGAAGCTTACACAGTTGGGGAATGATACATCGGGTGATGGACTGAAAAACTTTCTTCAATCTGGAAATGACAACATAAATGGGTCTCTTGGCCAAATGAAACAGGAGGAAGTTTTGCCACCTCAGGGAGAAACTGGTAGTACATGTTTGTCAAATTTAAATCAAGCATCCATCGGATCTTCCATACATGCCAAACTAGATATTTGTAAAGCAAACATGATGGTCAAAGATATACATGAGTCTCTGGTTCAGACAAATTTGAGTATCACCTTGGGTGCTCCTTCAGGAAATCCAAATGTGTTTCCTAGTGCAGTCGTTGAAGAAAGGGAACAACACAAAACATCCACTCCCATCCAACAGGGGCCTAGGTCTCGCCATCTTTTGCCCAAGCCCCCAAGGTCAGCACTTTCTCCTGTTTTGGAAACAAATACAGGTATAGTTCCACAAATACGTGTTGCAAGGCCACCTGCAGAGGGACGGGGTCGGAATCAGTTGCTTCCTCGTTATTGGCCGAGGATCACAGACCAGGAATTGCAGCAAATATCTGGAGA CTCAAATTCCACCATCGTACCATTATTTGAAAAGATGCTAAGTGCCAGTGATGCTGGTCGTATTGGTCGTTTAGTGCTCCCAAAAGCATGTGCTGAA GCATATTTTCCTCCTATCTCTCAACCAGAGGGCCTTCCTTTAAGGATTCAGGATGTGAAGGGGAAAGAATGGGTGTTCCAATTCAGGTTTTGGCCCAATAATAACAGCAGGATGTATGTTTTAGAGGGTGTGACCCCATGCATACAGTCAATGCAGTTACAAGCTGGAGATACTG TAACATTCAGCCGTATGGATCCAGAAGGAAAACTTGTTATGGGGTTCCGGAAAGCATCTAACTCCGTTTCCATGCAG GACACCCAACTATCTGCCATTCCTAATGGCGCTCATTCAAGTGAAACTTTCTTTTCGGGTGTTATTGAGAACCAACCTATAATAAGTGGTTACTCTGGCATTCTTCAGTCGCTGAAGGGAAGCACAGATCCCCATCTAAATGCATTGTCAAAACATTTGAATTCAGCTAGTGGGGATATTGGCTGGCATAAAACAGAGAAGCATGGAGGCAAGACAAGAGAGGGCTTGCTGCTTCCATCAATGCTGGTACCAGAGAAGAAGAGAACTCGAACAATTGGGTCTAAAAGTAAGAGATTGCTAATCGATGGCCAAGATGCTCTGGAGCTGAGGCTTACATGGGAAGAGGCACAGTCTTTGCTCCGCCCACCCCCAAGTGTCAAGCCAGTCATTGACGTGATTGAGGACTACGAATTTGAGGCATACACT GAACCCCCTGTTTTTGGAAAGAGGAGTATTTTCACAACCCTCCCATCTGG GGGAGAGGAGCAATGGGTTCAGTGTGATAGTTGCTCTAAATGGCGAAAGGTGCCCCATGATTATCTTGTTCCATGTCAGTGGACGTGTGCTGAAAATTTGTGGGATCAAAGCAG GTGTTCATGTTCTGCCCCAGATGAGTTGAGCCCTAGGGAACTCGAACATATTCTCAGACAATATAAGG ATTTCAGAAAACGTCGAATTGCAGCAGTTCATAGGCCTGCACAGGAGCATGAACCTTCCGGCCTAGATGCTCTGGCCAATGCTGCAGCCCTTGGAGATGACATGAGCGACCCAGCCGCTACATCAGTTGCAACCACAACCAAACACCCGAGGCATCGCCCAGGCTGCTCATGCATTGTGTGTATCCAGCCCCCCAGTGGGAAGGGCAAGCACAAGCCCACCTGCACATGCAATGTATGTATGACAGTTAAACGTCGTTTTAAAACACTAATGATGCGGAAAAAAAAGCGCCAATCAGAGCGTGAAGCAGAGATTGCCCAGATAAATCACAATATCTGGGGCGCTAAGGATGAAGCAGAAGTGGACAGCACCTCAAGACTTGCCACTCCAAATCCTGACCCTTCGGAGAGTGAAGCTGGGTTGGCAAACGAGTCAGAATCTAGGAGCCAAAGCAACAATCTGTCCACCAAGTTGAGTGAAACTGGCAAGGGAAAAATAGACTTGAATTGCCATCCTGACCGTGAGGAGGACTTGCAAGTGGGATCAAACCGAGTGAGCATGATGAGTCTTCTACAAGTGGCAAGTCTTCCTTTGGAAACATATCTGAAGCAGAATGGTCTCAAAAGCTTGGCCGAGCAACAAGGCAGCTCAGGATCACATGTGCCACCACCACAAGCTACTGGAGAGAGTGAAGGACCACTAAATGAGGATCATTGTATTACTGCTCCTGCAGTTTCAGAGCGAGAGAATGGGGGAGATGAGGAGCACTCTGGACAAGATCAAAGCAAAAATGATGCTTAA
- the LOC100251742 gene encoding B3 domain-containing transcription repressor VAL2 isoform X3 yields the protein MASKTCANVSCPGASSGSTIEWRKGWALRSGDFAILCDKCGSAFEQLVFCDMFHSKDSGWRKCTACGKRLHCGCIASRSLLELLDSGGVNCINCIRSSGPHPMTGDEKANESGAMTVDNVGEIRCTSVDNQLDGGSVEKMKLTQLGNDTSGDGLKNFLQSGNDNINGSLGQMKQEEVLPPQGETGSTCLSNLNQASIGSSIHAKLDICKANMMVKDIHESLVQTNLSITLGAPSGNPNVFPSAVVEEREQHKTSTPIQQGPRSRHLLPKPPRSALSPVLETNTGIVPQIRVARPPAEGRGRNQLLPRYWPRITDQELQQISGDSNSTIVPLFEKMLSASDAGRIGRLVLPKACAEAYFPPISQPEGLPLRIQDVKGKEWVFQFRFWPNNNSRMYVLEGVTPCIQSMQLQAGDTVTFSRMDPEGKLVMGFRKASNSVSMQSLKGSTDPHLNALSKHLNSASGDIGWHKTEKHGGKTREGLLLPSMLVPEKKRTRTIGSKSKRLLIDGQDALELRLTWEEAQSLLRPPPSVKPVIDVIEDYEFEAYTEPPVFGKRSIFTTLPSGGEEQWVQCDSCSKWRKVPHDYLVPCQWTCAENLWDQSRCSCSAPDELSPRELEHILRQYKDFRKRRIAAVHRPAQEHEPSGLDALANAAALGDDMSDPAATSVATTTKHPRHRPGCSCIVCIQPPSGKGKHKPTCTCNVCMTVKRRFKTLMMRKKKRQSEREAEIAQINHNIWGAKDEAEVDSTSRLATPNPDPSESEAGLANESESRSQSNNLSTKLSETGKGKIDLNCHPDREEDLQVGSNRVSMMSLLQVASLPLETYLKQNGLKSLAEQQGSSGSHVPPPQATGESEGPLNEDHCITAPAVSERENGGDEEHSGQDQSKNDA from the exons ATGGCATCGAAAACTTGCGCGAACGTGTCGTGCCCCGGGGCGTCGTCGGGGTCGACGATCGAGTGGAGAAAAGGTTGGGCTTTGCGATCTGGTGATTTCGCCATTCTCTGCGATAAGTGCGG GTCTGCTTTTGAGCAACTAGTTTTCTGTGACATGTTTCACTCAAAGGACTCTGGTTGGAGGAAATGTACTGCATGTGGCAAG CGTCTCCATTGTGGATGCATTGCTTCCAGGTCTCTGCTTGAGCTACTTGATAGTGGTGGCGTAAATTGTATTAACTGCATAAGAAGTTCAGGACCTCACCCT ATGACAGGTGATGAAAAGGCTAATGAAAGTGGTGCAATGACAGTGGATAATGTGGGTGAAATTCGTTGCACTTCTGTGGACAATCAATTAGATGGTGGTAGTGTTGAGAAGATGAAGCTTACACAGTTGGGGAATGATACATCGGGTGATGGACTGAAAAACTTTCTTCAATCTGGAAATGACAACATAAATGGGTCTCTTGGCCAAATGAAACAGGAGGAAGTTTTGCCACCTCAGGGAGAAACTGGTAGTACATGTTTGTCAAATTTAAATCAAGCATCCATCGGATCTTCCATACATGCCAAACTAGATATTTGTAAAGCAAACATGATGGTCAAAGATATACATGAGTCTCTGGTTCAGACAAATTTGAGTATCACCTTGGGTGCTCCTTCAGGAAATCCAAATGTGTTTCCTAGTGCAGTCGTTGAAGAAAGGGAACAACACAAAACATCCACTCCCATCCAACAGGGGCCTAGGTCTCGCCATCTTTTGCCCAAGCCCCCAAGGTCAGCACTTTCTCCTGTTTTGGAAACAAATACAGGTATAGTTCCACAAATACGTGTTGCAAGGCCACCTGCAGAGGGACGGGGTCGGAATCAGTTGCTTCCTCGTTATTGGCCGAGGATCACAGACCAGGAATTGCAGCAAATATCTGGAGA CTCAAATTCCACCATCGTACCATTATTTGAAAAGATGCTAAGTGCCAGTGATGCTGGTCGTATTGGTCGTTTAGTGCTCCCAAAAGCATGTGCTGAA GCATATTTTCCTCCTATCTCTCAACCAGAGGGCCTTCCTTTAAGGATTCAGGATGTGAAGGGGAAAGAATGGGTGTTCCAATTCAGGTTTTGGCCCAATAATAACAGCAGGATGTATGTTTTAGAGGGTGTGACCCCATGCATACAGTCAATGCAGTTACAAGCTGGAGATACTG TAACATTCAGCCGTATGGATCCAGAAGGAAAACTTGTTATGGGGTTCCGGAAAGCATCTAACTCCGTTTCCATGCAG TCGCTGAAGGGAAGCACAGATCCCCATCTAAATGCATTGTCAAAACATTTGAATTCAGCTAGTGGGGATATTGGCTGGCATAAAACAGAGAAGCATGGAGGCAAGACAAGAGAGGGCTTGCTGCTTCCATCAATGCTGGTACCAGAGAAGAAGAGAACTCGAACAATTGGGTCTAAAAGTAAGAGATTGCTAATCGATGGCCAAGATGCTCTGGAGCTGAGGCTTACATGGGAAGAGGCACAGTCTTTGCTCCGCCCACCCCCAAGTGTCAAGCCAGTCATTGACGTGATTGAGGACTACGAATTTGAGGCATACACT GAACCCCCTGTTTTTGGAAAGAGGAGTATTTTCACAACCCTCCCATCTGG GGGAGAGGAGCAATGGGTTCAGTGTGATAGTTGCTCTAAATGGCGAAAGGTGCCCCATGATTATCTTGTTCCATGTCAGTGGACGTGTGCTGAAAATTTGTGGGATCAAAGCAG GTGTTCATGTTCTGCCCCAGATGAGTTGAGCCCTAGGGAACTCGAACATATTCTCAGACAATATAAGG ATTTCAGAAAACGTCGAATTGCAGCAGTTCATAGGCCTGCACAGGAGCATGAACCTTCCGGCCTAGATGCTCTGGCCAATGCTGCAGCCCTTGGAGATGACATGAGCGACCCAGCCGCTACATCAGTTGCAACCACAACCAAACACCCGAGGCATCGCCCAGGCTGCTCATGCATTGTGTGTATCCAGCCCCCCAGTGGGAAGGGCAAGCACAAGCCCACCTGCACATGCAATGTATGTATGACAGTTAAACGTCGTTTTAAAACACTAATGATGCGGAAAAAAAAGCGCCAATCAGAGCGTGAAGCAGAGATTGCCCAGATAAATCACAATATCTGGGGCGCTAAGGATGAAGCAGAAGTGGACAGCACCTCAAGACTTGCCACTCCAAATCCTGACCCTTCGGAGAGTGAAGCTGGGTTGGCAAACGAGTCAGAATCTAGGAGCCAAAGCAACAATCTGTCCACCAAGTTGAGTGAAACTGGCAAGGGAAAAATAGACTTGAATTGCCATCCTGACCGTGAGGAGGACTTGCAAGTGGGATCAAACCGAGTGAGCATGATGAGTCTTCTACAAGTGGCAAGTCTTCCTTTGGAAACATATCTGAAGCAGAATGGTCTCAAAAGCTTGGCCGAGCAACAAGGCAGCTCAGGATCACATGTGCCACCACCACAAGCTACTGGAGAGAGTGAAGGACCACTAAATGAGGATCATTGTATTACTGCTCCTGCAGTTTCAGAGCGAGAGAATGGGGGAGATGAGGAGCACTCTGGACAAGATCAAAGCAAAAATGATGCTTAA